The following coding sequences lie in one Myxococcus xanthus genomic window:
- a CDS encoding ATP-binding protein, with protein sequence MKTETRAVRIAGGPAPESFQALFEALDAPAAMCDPALRLVAVNDAFRRFCADQHASVEEVARTLSGASVPADGASCDVELLPDLPGVVLTLSRRGDVVAVRARNEPELSRNRLVVAERALLEQARTEGVLLDLGRSVAEAGGEEELVAAVARGVKELFPGRSFCIRITDSRTGGLTSLYAEGRLKEGAHEPLVLMERAVEKTSLDRASLPVDRVVVLGEVPLLFQDSTHGVSAPLVASGQLFGAINMEYPADFVSDVPHDERVLLQLANQVAVAVKNAKLIDELTFVRKYLEDLLEKANALILVANRDKQVVVFNQALSALTGFGKEEVLGRDFFSLIPESEHLRLNQLIAAAIRGEPVNSFETRLMTSSGAEVRVSFATSSKLSQHGEVEGVIAIGQDITVVKELEKRIIHAEKLASIGQLAASVVHEINNPMTAVATYADALLQRSRMTPGANPADQEKLRKILESSHRILRFTRDLVSYARPAQDRPERVQLNAVVDMAVGFCEHVVAQARVSIHREYSELPPLSAVRANLVQVFVNLITNACHAMPPGGSVILATGRDGQDAVVKVRDTGTGIESKHLQRIFEPFFTTKPEGRGTGLGLSICQGIVENHGGRLTVESTMGEGTTFIVRLPLQQG encoded by the coding sequence ATGAAGACTGAGACCCGAGCCGTGCGCATCGCCGGCGGCCCTGCCCCCGAGTCCTTCCAGGCCCTGTTCGAGGCGCTCGACGCCCCCGCGGCCATGTGCGACCCGGCCCTGCGCCTGGTCGCCGTCAACGACGCCTTCCGCCGCTTCTGCGCCGACCAGCACGCGTCCGTGGAGGAAGTGGCGCGCACCCTGTCCGGCGCCAGCGTGCCGGCGGATGGCGCCAGCTGCGACGTGGAGCTCTTGCCCGACCTGCCCGGCGTGGTGCTGACGCTGTCCCGCCGGGGCGACGTGGTGGCCGTCCGCGCGCGCAACGAGCCGGAGCTGTCTCGCAACCGGCTGGTGGTGGCGGAGCGGGCCCTTCTGGAGCAGGCGCGCACCGAAGGCGTGCTGCTGGACCTGGGCCGCAGCGTGGCCGAGGCCGGCGGCGAGGAGGAGCTGGTCGCCGCGGTGGCGCGCGGCGTGAAGGAGCTGTTCCCCGGGCGTTCGTTCTGCATCCGCATCACCGACTCGCGGACGGGCGGCCTCACGTCGCTCTACGCGGAGGGGCGGCTGAAGGAAGGCGCGCACGAGCCGTTGGTGCTGATGGAGCGCGCGGTGGAGAAGACGAGCCTGGACCGCGCGTCCCTGCCCGTGGACCGCGTGGTGGTGCTGGGCGAAGTCCCGCTGCTGTTCCAGGACAGCACCCATGGCGTGAGCGCGCCGCTGGTGGCCAGCGGGCAGCTCTTCGGCGCCATCAACATGGAGTACCCGGCGGACTTCGTCTCCGACGTGCCGCATGACGAGCGCGTGCTGCTCCAGCTCGCCAACCAGGTGGCGGTGGCGGTGAAGAACGCGAAGCTCATCGATGAGCTGACGTTCGTCCGCAAGTACCTGGAGGACCTGCTGGAGAAGGCCAACGCCCTCATCCTGGTGGCGAACCGGGACAAGCAGGTCGTCGTCTTCAACCAGGCGCTGAGCGCGCTCACCGGCTTCGGCAAGGAAGAGGTGCTGGGCCGGGACTTCTTCTCGCTCATCCCGGAGAGCGAGCACCTGCGGCTCAACCAGCTCATCGCCGCGGCGATTCGTGGCGAGCCGGTGAACAGCTTCGAGACACGGCTGATGACGAGCAGCGGAGCGGAGGTGCGCGTCTCCTTCGCGACCTCCTCCAAGCTTTCCCAGCACGGGGAAGTGGAAGGCGTCATCGCCATCGGTCAGGACATCACGGTGGTGAAGGAGCTGGAGAAGCGCATCATCCACGCGGAGAAGCTGGCCTCCATCGGTCAGCTCGCCGCCAGCGTGGTGCACGAAATCAACAACCCGATGACGGCGGTGGCCACGTACGCGGACGCGCTGCTCCAGCGCTCGCGGATGACGCCGGGGGCCAACCCGGCGGACCAGGAGAAGCTGCGCAAAATCCTGGAGAGCAGCCACCGCATCCTCCGCTTCACGCGAGACTTGGTCAGCTACGCGCGCCCGGCGCAGGACCGGCCGGAGCGGGTGCAGCTCAACGCCGTCGTGGACATGGCGGTGGGCTTCTGCGAGCACGTGGTTGCCCAGGCGCGCGTCAGCATCCATCGCGAGTACAGCGAACTGCCACCCCTGTCCGCCGTGCGCGCCAACCTGGTGCAGGTGTTCGTCAACCTCATCACCAACGCGTGCCACGCGATGCCGCCGGGAGGCTCCGTCATCCTGGCCACGGGCCGTGACGGGCAGGACGCGGTGGTGAAGGTGCGCGACACGGGCACGGGGATTGAGTCCAAGCACCTGCAGCGCATCTTCGAGCCCTTCTTCACCACCAAGCCGGAAGGGAGGGGCACCGGCCTGGGGCTCTCCATCTGCCAGGGCATCGTGGAGAACCACGGTGGCCGGCTGACGGTGGAGAGCACCATGGGCGAGGGCACCACCTTCATCGTGCGCCTGCCGCTCCAGCAGGGCTGA
- a CDS encoding GAF domain-containing sensor histidine kinase yields the protein MPSSLEFVSGISLVPSDSPARELLAAAAARAGLRVVGGLEEASLALVDLTAPGGLAAGQALLDAALAAHLTLVVLVAPGESHFAAAQSLKPADVLTAPVAMHELAWRLQCAAERHVEREEQARSQEDLALLLELTADYAETSDVEALLHGVTRRLAEKLDIARATLVMLGRSADEGIIVAASDDPTLKDLRIDLSRYPEIREVMRTGKPVVMQEASTHPLLGDVERRAVAARGIHAIAALPLPIRGQVRGVLLLRAAGRRRTFTPREIDFLTTVAHATAVALRNASVLQSVRGQTEAEKTARLAAEEQAASFKPYQLFFAHVSEGVAILDDKACVLSLNPSGAAMLDVDAPDARGRHLHQVTQPVDENVLMELVTTAARGEARSGADVQVCTRTGRRLTLSMSAAPLRDEEAATILSFRDVTDARRLEDELLQTKDFLERLIDSSVDAIIAADLKGRIILFNKGAEALCGYTAQEALGGGLSVHQLYPPGVAKRVMAMIRAPEHGGKGRLSLIREELVHRSGERVPVNLTASIVYEGGREVFSVGIFTDMRARMQLERKLSDVETRLEESEKSAVIVALAGTAAHELNQPLTSVMGYAELLKRKLKEDDFAWKPVDIIYREAERMAEIVRKIGKITRYETKSYMGAQQILDLDKATSHED from the coding sequence GTGCCGTCCTCGCTGGAATTCGTATCAGGCATCTCCCTGGTGCCCTCGGACTCACCCGCGCGGGAGCTGCTGGCCGCGGCCGCCGCGCGTGCGGGTTTACGCGTGGTGGGTGGTCTCGAAGAGGCCTCCCTGGCGCTGGTGGACCTCACCGCGCCGGGAGGGCTCGCCGCGGGGCAGGCCCTGCTGGACGCCGCCCTCGCCGCCCACCTCACGTTGGTGGTGCTGGTGGCACCGGGCGAAAGCCACTTCGCCGCGGCGCAGTCCCTCAAGCCGGCGGACGTCCTCACCGCGCCGGTGGCCATGCACGAGCTGGCCTGGCGGCTCCAGTGCGCCGCCGAGCGCCACGTGGAGCGCGAGGAACAGGCGCGCAGCCAGGAGGACCTGGCACTCCTCCTGGAGCTCACGGCGGACTACGCGGAGACGTCCGACGTGGAGGCGCTGCTGCACGGCGTCACCCGGCGGCTGGCGGAGAAGCTGGACATCGCGCGCGCCACGCTGGTGATGCTGGGGCGCAGCGCGGATGAGGGCATCATCGTCGCCGCCAGCGATGACCCCACGCTCAAGGACCTGCGCATCGACCTGTCGCGCTACCCCGAGATTCGCGAGGTGATGCGAACGGGCAAGCCGGTGGTGATGCAGGAGGCCTCCACCCACCCGCTGCTGGGAGACGTGGAGCGGCGCGCGGTGGCCGCCCGGGGCATCCACGCCATCGCCGCGCTGCCGCTGCCCATCCGCGGGCAGGTGCGCGGCGTGCTGCTGCTGCGCGCGGCGGGACGGCGGCGCACCTTCACGCCTCGGGAAATCGACTTCCTCACCACCGTGGCGCACGCCACCGCGGTGGCCCTGCGCAACGCGTCCGTGCTCCAGTCCGTGCGCGGGCAGACGGAGGCGGAGAAGACGGCCCGCCTGGCCGCGGAGGAGCAGGCGGCCTCGTTCAAGCCGTACCAGCTCTTCTTCGCGCACGTCAGTGAAGGCGTGGCCATCCTCGACGACAAGGCCTGCGTGCTGTCGCTGAATCCGTCCGGCGCGGCCATGCTGGACGTGGACGCCCCCGACGCGCGGGGCCGCCACCTGCACCAGGTGACTCAGCCGGTGGATGAGAACGTGCTGATGGAGCTGGTGACCACCGCCGCGCGCGGCGAGGCCCGCTCCGGCGCGGACGTGCAGGTGTGCACCCGCACGGGGCGCCGCCTGACGCTGTCCATGTCCGCGGCGCCGCTGCGTGACGAGGAGGCGGCCACCATCCTCTCCTTCCGCGACGTCACGGACGCGCGAAGGCTGGAGGACGAGCTGCTCCAGACGAAGGACTTCCTGGAGCGGCTCATCGACTCGTCGGTGGACGCCATCATCGCGGCCGACCTGAAGGGGCGCATCATCCTCTTCAACAAGGGCGCGGAGGCGCTGTGCGGCTACACCGCGCAGGAGGCCCTGGGCGGCGGCCTCTCCGTGCACCAGCTCTATCCGCCGGGCGTGGCGAAGCGGGTGATGGCCATGATTCGGGCGCCCGAGCACGGCGGCAAGGGCCGGCTGTCCCTCATCCGGGAGGAGCTGGTGCACCGCTCCGGTGAGCGGGTGCCGGTGAACCTGACGGCCTCCATCGTCTACGAAGGGGGGCGTGAGGTGTTCAGCGTGGGCATCTTCACGGACATGCGCGCGCGCATGCAGCTGGAGCGCAAGCTGTCCGACGTGGAGACGCGGCTGGAGGAGAGCGAGAAGAGCGCGGTCATCGTCGCGCTCGCTGGCACCGCCGCGCACGAGCTGAACCAGCCGCTCACCTCGGTGATGGGCTACGCCGAGCTGCTGAAGCGGAAGCTGAAGGAAGACGACTTCGCCTGGAAGCCGGTGGACATCATCTACCGCGAGGCGGAGCGCATGGCGGAAATCGTCCGGAAGATTGGGAAGATCACCCGCTACGAGACGAAGTCCTACATGGGGGCGCAACAGATTCTCGACCTGGACAAGGCCACCTCCCATGAAGACTGA
- a CDS encoding right-handed parallel beta-helix repeat-containing protein, translated as MRNRSPWSTALCSAALLSLLACNGKGELTQESGSPPGSSETPSTGNPSVPGTPPTNDDDDTTNPGTSEPPPVIVDIPDPTPQPEPQPQPQPEPEPPPEPEPVPQYSRILWVAPNGSDSASATETAPLRTVTRALELVRPGEAIYLKTGTYAERLKLEEKGGSASNLLTLRAAPGAKPVLKPSGSGSAMVDVRGAYWSIEGLTIDAAGNASFAVLFRGVGSHHGVLRGSTLKNGTAGAGVNVCEKASDVLIEGNTISHFNRNGDDSHGVVVQTTARNVVVRGNDIHHNSGDAVQCIGPEGGATISGAPFDNLLVEDNELHENRENGVDVKTCTRVTLRGNIIWGHKTSSTSRGEGVVVHLSAKDVTLEDNVFYNNGRAISIGGVRQGSPPTNIVIRRNLVRDGLGGGEEGSGIRVDTTSNVKVHHNTVWNMPGPCLTFGHGDTGASASLDVRNNVFSGCGVAVRGGPGRSGAVVDANLYFRNSGSALFRLNGVDMGFSQWRSQSGLDGRSQEKAPGFVNIDTGDFRLGSGSPALNAGLSLGLTWCGPGPDQGAFESDCP; from the coding sequence ATGCGCAACCGCTCGCCGTGGTCCACGGCCCTCTGCTCCGCTGCCCTGCTGTCCTTGTTGGCCTGCAATGGGAAGGGGGAGCTCACCCAGGAAAGTGGCTCACCTCCGGGCTCCAGCGAGACGCCGTCGACGGGCAACCCGTCCGTTCCCGGCACACCTCCCACCAACGATGACGACGACACGACGAACCCTGGAACGTCGGAGCCTCCACCCGTCATCGTCGACATCCCGGATCCGACCCCTCAGCCAGAGCCCCAGCCCCAACCACAGCCAGAACCGGAGCCTCCGCCTGAACCCGAGCCCGTGCCCCAGTACTCGCGCATCCTCTGGGTGGCGCCCAACGGCAGTGACAGTGCTTCCGCCACGGAGACGGCGCCGCTGCGAACGGTGACGCGCGCGCTGGAGTTGGTGCGGCCGGGCGAGGCCATCTACCTGAAGACGGGCACCTACGCCGAGCGCCTCAAGCTGGAGGAGAAGGGCGGCTCGGCGTCCAACCTGCTCACGCTGCGGGCCGCGCCGGGCGCGAAGCCGGTGCTGAAGCCGTCCGGCAGTGGCTCCGCCATGGTGGACGTGCGCGGTGCGTACTGGAGCATCGAGGGGCTCACCATCGACGCGGCGGGCAATGCCTCCTTCGCGGTGCTGTTCCGCGGCGTGGGTTCCCACCACGGCGTGCTGCGCGGCTCCACGCTGAAGAACGGCACCGCGGGCGCGGGCGTCAACGTGTGTGAGAAGGCCAGTGATGTCCTCATCGAGGGCAACACCATCTCCCACTTCAACCGCAACGGAGATGACAGCCACGGCGTCGTCGTCCAGACGACGGCGCGCAACGTGGTGGTGCGTGGCAACGACATCCACCACAACTCCGGGGACGCGGTGCAGTGCATCGGCCCCGAGGGCGGCGCCACCATCTCCGGCGCGCCCTTCGACAACCTCCTGGTGGAGGACAACGAGCTGCACGAGAACCGGGAGAATGGCGTCGACGTGAAGACGTGCACCCGCGTCACGCTGCGCGGCAACATCATCTGGGGCCACAAGACGTCGTCCACCTCGCGCGGCGAGGGCGTGGTGGTGCACCTGTCCGCGAAGGACGTCACCCTGGAGGACAACGTCTTCTACAACAACGGCCGCGCCATCAGCATCGGCGGGGTGCGCCAGGGCTCGCCGCCCACCAACATCGTCATCCGCCGCAACCTGGTGCGGGACGGACTGGGCGGCGGTGAGGAGGGCAGCGGCATCCGCGTGGACACGACGTCGAACGTGAAGGTTCACCACAACACCGTCTGGAACATGCCTGGGCCGTGCCTCACCTTTGGCCATGGCGACACCGGGGCCAGCGCCAGCCTGGATGTGCGCAACAACGTCTTCTCCGGCTGTGGGGTGGCGGTGCGCGGCGGCCCCGGGCGCTCGGGGGCGGTGGTGGACGCCAACCTCTACTTCCGCAATTCGGGCTCGGCCCTCTTCCGGCTGAACGGCGTGGACATGGGCTTCTCGCAGTGGCGCTCGCAGAGCGGGTTGGACGGCCGCTCCCAGGAGAAGGCCCCTGGCTTCGTCAACATCGACACCGGGGACTTCCGCCTGGGGTCGGGTTCGCCCGCCCTCAACGCGGGGCTGTCGCTGGGGTTGACCTGGTGCGGGCCAGGCCCGGACCAGGGCGCTTTCGAGTCGGACTGCCCCTGA
- the queD gene encoding 6-carboxytetrahydropterin synthase QueD, producing MDIFKEFTFEAAHRLPNVPPGHKCSRLHGHSYRVEVHVRGPAGEQSGWVIDFTDIKDAFEPLRLKLDHYYLNEVEGLENPTSENLSRWIWKRLRPGLPLLSRVVVRETCTSGCIYQGEDD from the coding sequence TTGGACATCTTCAAGGAATTCACCTTCGAGGCCGCGCACCGGCTTCCCAACGTGCCGCCTGGGCACAAGTGCAGCCGGCTTCACGGCCACAGCTACCGGGTGGAAGTCCACGTGCGTGGCCCGGCGGGCGAGCAGTCCGGGTGGGTGATAGACTTCACCGACATCAAGGATGCCTTCGAGCCCCTGCGGCTGAAGCTGGACCACTACTACCTCAATGAGGTGGAAGGTCTGGAGAACCCCACCAGCGAGAACCTGTCGCGGTGGATCTGGAAGCGCCTGCGTCCGGGCCTGCCCCTGCTCAGCCGGGTGGTGGTGCGTGAGACGTGCACCAGTGGCTGCATCTATCAAGGCGAAGACGACTGA
- the ydfG gene encoding bifunctional NADP-dependent 3-hydroxy acid dehydrogenase/3-hydroxypropionate dehydrogenase YdfG, which yields MNVLITGATAGFGLAIARRFIQDGARVIASGRRTERLEALRAELGERVLPLTLDITDREAVERAIRSLPAEFAEVDVLVNNAGLALGLDLAQSARVEDWDTMVDTNVKGLLYCTHAVLPGMVARNRGHVVNMGSVAAEWPYPGGNVYGATKAFVHQFSLNLRADLHGTAVRVTDIEPGLVGGTEFSNVRFKGDDTRAASIYANTQALTPEDIADAVHWVATRPAHVNINVMSLMPVSQSFGPLPVKRQG from the coding sequence ATGAACGTTCTGATTACCGGGGCCACCGCAGGATTCGGTTTGGCCATTGCTCGCCGCTTCATCCAGGACGGCGCGCGCGTCATCGCCTCCGGGCGGCGCACCGAGCGGCTGGAGGCCCTGCGCGCGGAGCTGGGCGAGCGGGTGCTCCCCCTGACGCTCGACATCACGGACCGTGAGGCCGTGGAGCGGGCCATCCGCTCGCTGCCGGCGGAGTTCGCCGAGGTGGACGTGCTGGTCAACAACGCGGGCCTGGCGCTGGGGTTGGACCTGGCGCAGTCGGCGCGCGTGGAGGACTGGGACACGATGGTGGACACCAACGTGAAGGGCCTCCTGTACTGCACGCACGCGGTGCTGCCCGGCATGGTGGCGCGCAACCGGGGCCACGTCGTCAACATGGGCTCTGTGGCGGCGGAGTGGCCCTACCCGGGCGGCAACGTGTACGGCGCCACCAAGGCCTTCGTGCACCAGTTCAGCCTCAACCTCCGCGCGGACCTGCACGGCACCGCCGTTCGCGTGACGGACATCGAGCCCGGCCTGGTGGGCGGCACGGAGTTCTCCAACGTCCGCTTCAAGGGCGACGACACACGCGCCGCGTCCATCTACGCCAACACCCAGGCGCTGACGCCCGAGGACATCGCGGACGCGGTGCACTGGGTGGCCACGCGGCCCGCGCACGTGAACATCAACGTCATGTCGCTGATGCCGGTGTCACAGTCCTTCGGGCCCCTGCCGGTGAAGCGGCAGGGCTGA
- a CDS encoding alpha/beta fold hydrolase has translation MTASTPQRLRSFVTGQVELTRAVAHALKSRPFNPYPYLKPFIERASGVREPPISATPHTVVYTRGSMRLLRYAAPRRRHRTPILFVYSLINRWYILDFLPGRSLIEHLTREGYDVYAIDWGVPGQDEERLTWDDLLGGLIQTAVRWTLRVSKSRDLTLYGYCMGGTMALAYTSLYPEGVRNLVAQATPVDFSKGGLYTLWTSANHFDVDSLVDAYGNVPTPVLESGFLMAAPVQRLTRWLEVCRRIDDPEFVTTFLAMERWGADPVPFPGEVYRQYIKDCYQQNLFPQGLMEVGGERVDLRRIECAILNVIAEHDTIALPAMSEPLPSLVSSKDCETRRYPVGHIGLSASSKGATKVWPSISAWIGARSKPMEP, from the coding sequence ATGACCGCGTCCACGCCCCAGCGTCTTCGCTCCTTCGTCACCGGCCAGGTCGAGCTGACCCGCGCCGTCGCGCACGCGCTCAAGTCGCGGCCCTTCAATCCGTACCCGTACCTCAAGCCCTTCATCGAGAGGGCCTCGGGCGTGCGCGAGCCGCCCATCAGCGCCACGCCGCACACCGTCGTGTACACGCGCGGCAGCATGCGGCTGCTGCGCTACGCAGCCCCGCGCCGGCGCCACCGCACACCCATCCTCTTCGTCTATTCGCTCATCAACCGCTGGTACATCCTCGACTTCCTGCCAGGGCGCAGCCTCATCGAGCACCTCACCCGCGAGGGCTACGACGTCTACGCCATCGACTGGGGTGTGCCGGGACAGGACGAGGAGCGGCTCACGTGGGATGACCTGCTCGGCGGGCTCATCCAGACGGCGGTGCGGTGGACGCTGCGCGTGAGCAAGAGCCGGGACCTGACGCTCTACGGCTACTGCATGGGCGGCACCATGGCCCTGGCGTACACGTCCCTGTATCCCGAGGGCGTCCGCAACCTGGTGGCCCAGGCCACGCCGGTGGACTTCAGCAAGGGCGGCCTCTACACGCTGTGGACGTCCGCCAACCACTTCGACGTGGACTCACTGGTGGATGCCTACGGCAACGTGCCCACGCCGGTGCTGGAGAGCGGCTTCCTCATGGCCGCGCCGGTGCAGCGCCTCACCCGCTGGCTGGAGGTGTGCCGCCGCATCGACGACCCGGAGTTCGTCACCACGTTCCTCGCCATGGAGCGCTGGGGCGCGGACCCCGTGCCCTTCCCGGGCGAGGTGTACCGGCAGTACATCAAGGACTGCTACCAGCAGAACCTCTTCCCCCAGGGCCTCATGGAAGTGGGCGGCGAGCGCGTGGACCTGCGCCGCATCGAGTGCGCCATCCTCAACGTCATCGCCGAGCACGACACCATCGCGCTGCCGGCGATGAGCGAGCCGCTGCCCTCCCTGGTCAGCTCGAAGGACTGTGAGACGCGGCGCTACCCCGTGGGCCACATCGGCCTGTCCGCCTCCAGCAAGGGCGCGACGAAGGTGTGGCCCTCTATTTCCGCGTGGATTGGCGCGCGCTCGAAGCCGATGGAGCCATGA
- a CDS encoding alpha/beta fold hydrolase, whose product MNVSSDTEAMGVQVREGTVHLRDGRRLAYVESGDLSGLPVFFIHGNPGSRHMRHPDDRLTHALGVRLITPDRPGYGLSDYQPGRTLLDFPDDLEQLANTLRIGRFALFGVSAGGPYVAASAWKLGERITRAALVSGAAPLARPGAMAGVNRDYRNAYTMAAWPEWLLHPLMAMHDRQVRANPARALAGLRSQASADDRAVLADPRIAAQVQGWRYEATRKGVAGMRREAHILAQPWNVPLEEIRTEVDLWYWEGDSIVPTQMGRYLANRIPRAVPRFFPGGGHFSIFSHWTDILTPLVQQGS is encoded by the coding sequence ATGAACGTCTCGTCCGACACTGAAGCCATGGGCGTGCAGGTCCGCGAAGGCACCGTCCACCTGCGGGATGGCCGGCGGCTCGCGTACGTCGAGTCTGGAGACTTGAGCGGCCTGCCCGTCTTCTTCATCCACGGCAATCCGGGCTCGCGCCACATGCGCCATCCGGATGACCGGCTCACCCACGCGTTGGGCGTGCGACTCATCACTCCGGACCGGCCGGGCTATGGCCTGTCGGACTACCAGCCCGGACGCACGCTGCTCGACTTCCCCGATGACCTGGAGCAGTTGGCCAACACGCTGAGGATCGGCCGCTTCGCCCTCTTCGGCGTGTCCGCGGGCGGGCCCTACGTCGCCGCGTCCGCGTGGAAGCTGGGTGAGCGCATCACCCGCGCGGCGCTCGTCTCCGGCGCGGCGCCCCTGGCCCGGCCGGGCGCCATGGCGGGGGTGAACCGGGACTACCGCAACGCGTACACCATGGCCGCGTGGCCAGAGTGGCTGCTGCATCCATTGATGGCCATGCATGACCGGCAGGTGCGCGCCAATCCCGCGCGAGCGCTGGCGGGGCTGCGCTCCCAGGCGTCGGCGGATGACCGCGCGGTGCTCGCGGACCCGCGCATCGCCGCGCAGGTGCAGGGCTGGCGGTACGAGGCCACGCGCAAGGGCGTGGCGGGCATGCGGCGCGAGGCCCACATCCTCGCGCAGCCGTGGAACGTCCCCCTGGAGGAGATTCGGACGGAGGTGGACCTCTGGTACTGGGAGGGAGACAGCATCGTCCCGACGCAGATGGGACGGTACCTGGCGAACCGGATTCCGCGCGCGGTGCCCCGCTTCTTTCCTGGCGGCGGGCACTTCTCCATCTTCTCCCACTGGACGGATATCCTCACGCCGCTGGTGCAGCAGGGAAGCTGA
- a CDS encoding queuosine precursor transporter translates to MLLDRRFQLFVVLVGVFVTSLVVGDIISVKLFEAKVGPVVAVMSIGMLPFPVTFLLTDILNEFYGKKAARFVTWVGFFMAIFAFVVIAIAVQVPWAPLTRAPDFTGAVEGSFNNVFAGSQRFLVASMIAYLAGQFCDIAIFNGLKRLTRNRLLWVRATGSTLVSQLIDTVVVQYVAWTGVLPNAAILDIIYTSYVVKLLVTVGLTPFIYLGHAFVERKLGIAPVVLGENGEPIAPPAPPVTPEEQPRAA, encoded by the coding sequence ATGCTCCTCGACAGACGGTTTCAGCTCTTCGTGGTGTTGGTGGGGGTGTTCGTCACCTCGCTGGTGGTGGGCGACATCATCAGCGTGAAGCTGTTCGAGGCGAAGGTGGGGCCGGTGGTGGCGGTGATGTCCATCGGCATGCTGCCCTTCCCGGTGACGTTCCTCCTCACGGACATCCTCAACGAGTTCTACGGGAAGAAGGCGGCCCGCTTCGTGACGTGGGTGGGCTTCTTCATGGCCATCTTCGCGTTCGTGGTGATTGCCATTGCCGTGCAGGTGCCGTGGGCGCCGCTGACGCGTGCGCCGGACTTCACGGGCGCGGTGGAGGGCTCGTTCAACAACGTCTTCGCCGGCTCACAGCGCTTCCTCGTCGCGTCGATGATTGCGTACCTGGCGGGCCAGTTCTGCGACATCGCCATCTTCAACGGGCTCAAGCGACTGACGCGCAACCGGCTCTTGTGGGTGCGGGCGACGGGCTCCACGCTGGTGTCGCAGCTCATCGACACGGTGGTGGTGCAGTACGTGGCGTGGACGGGGGTGCTGCCCAACGCCGCCATCCTCGACATCATCTACACGTCCTACGTGGTGAAGTTGCTGGTCACGGTGGGCCTGACGCCCTTCATCTACCTGGGCCACGCCTTCGTCGAGCGCAAGCTGGGCATCGCCCCCGTGGTGCTAGGGGAGAATGGCGAACCCATCGCCCCGCCCGCGCCGCCCGTCACCCCGGAAGAGCAGCCCCGCGCCGCCTGA
- a CDS encoding SDR family NAD(P)-dependent oxidoreductase, with protein MREVGTRKVLVTGGGTGIGRAVAEALLRAGGQVVVVGRRAEVLESLTTAWPGQAFALPCDLASLEAREGLLRRAAGLLGGLDGFVHSAGQVVHQPPGHIGEDALRAQLEVNLIAPLRLGEQALEVLEPGGAQVFIASTLATRPVVTSAVYSAAKAGLLQVMKVLALAGAARGVRASAVLPGVVETDMVREVRLAPGEGPLSEPEYTRRQDAQLAGLRALHPLGRLGRPEDVAEAVRYLLGASWISGSELVLDGGLLLRE; from the coding sequence ATGCGTGAGGTGGGCACGCGCAAGGTGCTCGTCACTGGCGGTGGGACGGGTATTGGCCGCGCGGTGGCGGAGGCCCTGCTGCGCGCGGGGGGGCAGGTGGTGGTGGTGGGCCGGCGCGCGGAGGTGCTGGAGTCGCTGACGACAGCATGGCCGGGACAGGCCTTCGCGCTGCCGTGTGACCTGGCCTCGCTGGAAGCCCGCGAGGGTCTGCTTCGCCGTGCCGCCGGGTTGCTGGGAGGGCTGGACGGCTTCGTCCACAGCGCGGGGCAGGTGGTGCACCAGCCGCCGGGCCACATCGGCGAGGACGCGCTGCGCGCGCAGCTCGAGGTCAACCTCATCGCGCCGCTGCGGCTGGGCGAGCAGGCACTGGAGGTGCTGGAGCCGGGTGGGGCGCAGGTGTTCATCGCGTCCACGCTGGCCACGAGGCCCGTCGTCACCAGCGCGGTGTACAGCGCGGCGAAGGCGGGACTCCTTCAGGTGATGAAGGTGCTGGCGTTGGCGGGTGCGGCGCGAGGCGTGCGCGCCAGCGCGGTGCTGCCGGGCGTGGTGGAGACGGACATGGTGCGCGAGGTGCGCCTGGCTCCCGGCGAGGGGCCGCTGTCCGAGCCCGAGTACACGCGGCGGCAGGATGCCCAGCTTGCGGGCTTGCGGGCGCTGCATCCGCTCGGACGGCTGGGGCGCCCCGAGGACGTAGCCGAGGCGGTGCGCTACCTGCTGGGCGCGTCGTGGATTTCCGGTTCCGAGCTGGTGCTGGATGGAGGGCTACTGCTGCGGGAGTGA